The following are encoded together in the Chlorocebus sabaeus isolate Y175 chromosome 20, mChlSab1.0.hap1, whole genome shotgun sequence genome:
- the USP1 gene encoding ubiquitin carboxyl-terminal hydrolase 1 yields the protein MPGVIPSESNGLSRGSPSKKNRLSLKFFQKKETKRALDFTDSQENEEKASEYRASEIDQVVPAAQSSPINCEKRENLLPFVGLNNLGNTCYLNSILQVLYFCPGFKSGVKHLFNIISRKKEALKDEANQKDKGNCKEDSLASYELICSLQSLIISVEQLQASFLLNPEKYTDELATQPRRLLNTLRELNPMYEGYLQHDAQEVLQCILGNIQETCQLLKKEEVKNVAELPTKVEEIPHQKEEMSGINSMEMDSMRHSEDCKEKLPKGNGKRKSDTEFGNMKKKVKVSKEHQSLEENQRQTRSKRKATIDTLEIPPKIIPKCISENESPRPSQKKSRVKINWLKSATKQPSILSKFCSLGKITTNQGAKGQSKENEYDPEEDLGKYESDNTTHACGFESPGNTVTPVNVNEVKPINKGEEQIGFELVEKLFQGQLVLRTRCLECESLTERREDFQDISVPVQEDELSKVEESSEISPEPKTEMKTLRWAISQFASVERIVGEDKYFCENCHHYTEAERSLLFDKMPEVITIHLKCFAASGLEFDCYGGGLSKINTPLLTPLKLSLEEWSTKPTNDSYGLFAVVMHSGITISSGHYTASVKVTDLNSLELDKGNFVVDQMCEIGKPEPLNEEEARGVVENYDDEEVSIRVGGNTQPSKVLNKKNVEAVGLLGGQKSKADYELYNKASNPDKVASTVFAENRNSETNDTNGTHESDRNKESSDQTGVNISGFENKISYVVQSLKEYEGKWLLFDDSEVKVTEEKDFLNSLSPSTSPTSTPYLLFYKKL from the exons atgcctGGTGTCATACCTAGTGAAAGTAATGGACTTTCAAGAGGTAGCCCATCAAAGAAAAACAGACTTTCCTTAAAGTTTTTTCAGAAAAAGGAAACTAAGAGAGCTTTGGATTTCACAGATtctcaagaaaatgaagaaaaagcttCTGAATATAGAGCATCTGAAAT TGATCAAGTTGTTCCTGCAGCACAGTCTTCACCTATAAACtgtgagaagagagaaaactTGTTACCATTTGTGGGACTGAATAATCTCGGCAATACTTGCTATCTTAATAGTATACTTCAG GTATTATATTTTTGTCCCGGTTTTAAATCTGGAGTAAAGcacttatttaatattatttcaaggAAGAAAGAAGCTCTAAAGGATGAAGCCAATCAAAAAGACAAG GGAAATTGCAAAGAAGATTCTTTGGCAAGTTATGAATTGATATGCAGTTTACAGTCCTTAATCATTTCGGTTGAACAGCTCCAAGCTAGTTTTCTCTTAAATCCAGAGAAATATACTGATGAACTTGCCACTCAGCCAAGGCGACTGCTTAACACACTCAG ggAACTCAACCCTATGTATGAAGGCTATCTACAGCATGATGCACAGGAAGTATTACAGTGTATTTTGGGAAACATTCAAGAAACATGCCAACtcctaaaaaaagaagaagtaaaaaatgTGGCAGAATTACCTACTAAGGTAGAAGAAATACCTCATCAGAAAGAGGAAATGAGTGGTATTAACAGCATGGAGATGGACAGTATGAGGCATTCTGAAGACTGTAAAGAAAAACTCCcaaaaggaaatgggaaaagaaaaagtgacacTGAATTTGGTAAcatgaagaaaaaagttaaagtaTCCAAGGAACACCAGTCATTGGAAGAGAACCAGAGACAAACTAGATCAAAAAGAAAAGCTACAATTGATACATTAGAGATTCCTCCTAAAATAATTCCCAAGtgtatttctgaaaatgaaagtcCAAGACCCTCACAAAAGAAATCAAGAGTTAAAATAAATTGGTTAAAGTCTGCAACTAAGCAACCCAGCATTCTTTCTAAATTCTGTAGTCtgggaaaaataacaacaaaccaAGGAGCCAAAGGACAatctaaagaaaatgaatatgatCCTGAAGAGGACTTGGGGAAATATGAAAGTGATAACACAACTCATGCTTGTGGATTTGAATCTCCAGGAAATACTGTTACACCTGTGAATGTTAATGAAGTTAAACCCATAAACAAAG GTGAGGAACAAATTGGTTTTGAGCTAGTGGAGAAATTATTTCAAGGTCAGCTGGTATTAAGGACGCGTTGCTTGGAATGTGAAAGTTtaacagaaagaagagaagattttCAGGACATCAGTGTGCCAGTACAAGAAGATGAGCTTTCCAAAGTAGAGGAGAGTTCTGAAA tttctccagagccaaaaacagaaatgaagacccTGAGATGGGCAATTTCACAATTTGCTTCAGTAGAAAGGATCGTAGGAGAAGataaatatttctgtgaaaactGCCATCATTATACTGAAGCTGAACGAAGTCTTTTGTTTGACAAAATGCCTGAAGTTATAACTATTCATTTGAAGTGCTTTGCTGCTAGCGGTTTGGA GTTTGATTGTTACGGTGGTGGACTTTCCAAGATCAACACTCCTTTATTGACACCTCTTAAATTGTCACTAGAAGAATGGAGCACAAAGCCAACTAACGACAGCTATGGATTGTTTGCGGTTGTGATGCATAGTGGCATTACAATTAGTAGTGGGCATTACACTGCTTCTGTTAAAGTCACTGACCTTAACAGTTTAGAACTAGATAAAGGAAATTTTGTGGTTGACCAAATGTGTGAAATAGGTAAGCCAGAACCATTGAATGAGGAGGAAGCAAGGGGTGTGGTTGAGAATTATGATGATGAAGAAGTGTCGATTAGAGTTGGTGGAAATACACAGCCAAGTAAAGTTTTgaacaaaaaaaatgtagaagCTGTTGGACTTCTTGGAGGACAAAAGAGCAAAGCAGATTATGAGCTATACAACAAAGCCTCTAATCCTGATAAGGTTGCTAGTACAGTGTTTGCCGAAAATAGAAATTCTGAGACTAACGATACTAATGGGACCCATGAATCTGATAGAAACAAGGAATCCAGTGACCAAACAGGCGTTAATATTAGTGGATTTGAGAACAAAATTTCATATGTAGTGCAAAGCTTAAAGGAGTATGAGGGGAAGTGGTTGCTTTTTGATGATTCTGAAGTCAAAGTTACTGAAGAGAAGGACTTTCTGAATTCTCTTTCCCCTTCTACATCTCCTACTTCTACTCCTTACTTgctattttataagaaattataG